The Arachis ipaensis cultivar K30076 chromosome B07, Araip1.1, whole genome shotgun sequence genomic interval ataaatattttttaatattatatttgttCTTTTTTTAGTATTGTAAACAGAGAAGTAGTATTACTGGACACAACATTTTAATTTTAGAGAACAACCTAATCGAATTGATCAAATAATTGACTAAGAACTATCTTCATTAGAGTTTTATCCTCTTATTTCTAAGTATGGATGGTTTAATTTTCGTTTTGAATATAGAAACATTTTCAACTTGCATTGAGAGTTGGGACCAGCTATTACTTGATGATGGATACCAGAGAATTAATATCTTTTTATCAAACTATTTTagattaacattagttaaaaaaagaagaagaaaaaaaaatcagattATATCGGAGATATTCCTAATAGTTTGGTAATTGTTCTAACATAATTACTAAAAGAATGAACACTCAAAACACCTTACCTCCTAATAACTCAGAACCCATGCATAATAATGATAGTTGTTATAGTCTTCTAGATACTTGGAAGGTGCAAGTGAAGAAGTTTTGGACCAAGAAACTCTCGCACACATATATAGGCTTTGAAAACAGAATTCACTTGCAACATATCTTACAACTATATAACAAGTACTTACTTTAAATACCGTTAAGATTTGTAGACATCCATACAGTAAACGAAAAGTACGACACCAAATCAAATAAAACATCAAAAAAGACAAGAGCACAAGACATAAACTTATTACACATTTACATTACAACAAAAAGCTGAAACAGAGTTGTTCTTGCACGCCGGCGGTTTCCACGGCTCCTCCTTTTGGTCCTTTTACCTCCAAAGAGGACCACTAGCCATTCAGGCTTTCCAATTGAGAAAACACAATATCCCAATCCTATTCCAACCACCATTCCACATGCATATCCTATTGCCACTGGTTTCCAACCAAATCCAAATTTGTCTTCAGCCTCAGAAGATGGATATTGTTGCAAGGGGACATTGTTGTTGCATTGAACTGACAACGGCAATCCACATAGCCCCATGTTTCCCTCATAGGAATCGTTTGAAAATGTATCAAACTGTTTTCCTCTGGGTATTGGTCCCACCAACTGGTTTTGGGAAAGATTCAAGACTTCAAGAAAGTTCAGATTTGCCAATTCAGTAGGAATATCCCCAGTAAGCATATTTGAAGAGAGATCCAATGATTCCAGTTTTGTCAAATTTCCCAAAGAGCAGGGAATAGGACCAATGAGGCTGTTATGTGAAAGGTTGAGTCCTATGAGGGCCCCAAGTTCTCCAAAATCATCTGGAATCTCTCCTTCAAATTTGTTTTCTGACAAATCGATAATTGCAAAGCCATCTGGAATTTTCTTAAAAGTAAGACTGATACTTTTAATTGTTGCAATCATAGAATTGTCATATTCTTCTGTTGTGTCGCCACTAATAGCCCAATATGTTTGAATATAAGACATATGGCTTCGCACATCATCATCAACAATCTTCATGGCTCGAAAATTTTGTATGTATGCTTTTGGTAATGAGCcactaaagttattgcatgatatGTCAAAAATAATCAAACTTGGAAATATGTTTTCAGATTTCAAATTTGCAATGTGACCGTACAACTTATTGCCTCGTAAGACCAGTATTTCCAACTTTGATAGATTCTGAAGCCAATTGGGAAATGTATCCTCAAATTGATTATTACCGAAATTCAAATCCACAAGTCTTGAGCATTTGGACAATGATTTCGGTAATAGACCTTCGAACTGGTTGCCATTGAGATTTAGTGTAGTAAGATACTGAAAGGTATCTGGCAAAGTCCCATGAAGTTTGTTCATTTGTAGATCCAAATCCCAAAGGGATGAGCTATTGGCAAGGCACTGTGGAAATGTTCCTGTGAATTTGTTGTGGGACAAGTTGATAACTTGCAGAAAGGTTGCATTACAAAAGAAGGAAGAAATGTCATCAGCCATCGAGTTGAAACTAAGATCAAGGAAGACAAGTTGATACCATGGGAAATGGACCATCGATGTAAAATTGTTGTGTGAgagattcaaataaaataatgaatCCATACCATGTATCCATTTGGGCACTTTTTCTTGAAGACTATTGTTGTACAATTCAAGAGAATATAACTTTGGAAATTTTCCTGAGAATTTTGACCAACCAGTAATATTGCTAGAAAGCAACTGCAGTACCCTCAAACTGGAGAAAGTGTAATTAACACTAGTTTCAGATTTTAGCCATAATGAGCTACAACCTGAAAGGCAAAGATACTCCAAGTTTTGAAGCTTAGAAAACATTGAGAAGTGGACAATACCGCTCCAGTTGTCTGAAGACAAGCACAAATGAGTAAGGTTGACAAGATGGAAAATCGATTCTGGAAAGTTTCCTTGGAGCTCATTGTTGCACAAGTCTAAATACTCCAAAGAATAAGATGTGATTTCACTTATGTGCCCTCTGAATCTGTTATATGATAGATCTAAGTATCTCAAAGACTTGAGGGATAAGGCCCACTGCGGAATTGTCCCATTTAATAAGTTGCCTTGTAAGGATAATTTAGTGAGATTTAAAAAGGCTACTTTGTTAGGTAgtggtccctcaatttcattaTTAGAACAATCCAAAGAAGAGAGTTGAGTTAAGGCAAATAATGAGGATGGCAACTTCCTTTGGAAATTATTATTAGAAAGGCCAAGGGATTGCAAGTTGGTTAGCCTATCAAACGCATTTGGAATTTGACCACTAAGCTTATTTTGTGCAAGATCCAAGTAAACAAGATGATGAAGGTTTGAAAGAAATGATGGGAACGAACCAGTGAATGCATTGAATGAAAGGTCCAAGTGAGTGAGATGCTGAAGGTTTGAGAGCAATGATGGGATTGAACCATTGAATCCATTTTCAGACAAGTACAAAAAAGTTAGCTGTGTGAGGTTAGAAAAGGAATCAGGGATTTGTGATCCTGGGAATTGACATGAAAGATccaaaaaactaagagaagtacTGCAATTCAACTTTGGAACATGGACTTGAATGTTTCCATTTCCAGATAACTTGAGCGCATAAAGGTTGGGTAAACAGAGAATGTGACTTGTCAAGTGTCCCCTTATTCCTGTATAACGAAGACTAAGAGTAAccatagagaaagaaaaagaccAATTGGACAAAGGGTTTGGTGTTAAGTTAATGGAAGACATGTCTGTATGATCCAATATAATCTCACGCAAAGCAGTTGCATTTTGCAACATTCTCTTCCAAGTTGTTTCTTTCCACATCAAATTATAATTCCAAGAGAGATCAAGTGACTGTAATTTGGAAAGGTGTGAGATTTGAGAAGGAATATCACCTTCAAAGTGACAATAAGATAAATTCAAGTATGTGAGACTCACAAACCTACCAAACTGAGATGACAATGGAGAATCATTGAAAGAATTGAAAGCAAGGTTGAGTGTTTGGAGATGAGTAAGATGAAAAAGAGTACTGTTGGAATTGATATTACCTACAAGTGCACTGCAACTGAGATCAAGGCCAATCACGTGACCAGACACAGAGTGACACGTGACACCCATCCATGAGCAACAATCTGTCCCATTTTCCCACGTACTCATCTTTGGATAAACATGGGGGCACTCATACTCATACTCATGTTCAAAAAATGAAGTGTTAAAAATGAAATGGGTCTTAAAGTGAAGCAAGGCAGAGCTGTCTTGGGAATGGCATAGATGAGAAGAGAAACATGCAAAATGGAACATCATAAACATATGCACACACAACACCACTCTAACAACCAACAACATCAAATACCCCATTGATTATTGATTCAAGCTTTTGCTTattttatgtatgtatatatggctTACTTGAAAATGGTTTTGGTATGTCACTCATCAATTAGGATCCATCTATTTatggatatttttttaattggaaTTACAACACCGGCCACCTATACCCAGccaatttatttttgtttacatTCGGAATTgtaaatttattctattttattctattctgttttattttttttttctttctctctcattCATTATTGTTAATGGTGAAGACGCGCAGAAGACAAAAAGTGCAGGATCGGTGTCCATATAGAATGGACAATTGAGAAAGAAAGTGGAAATAAAACAACTAAACAAGCGCATGCAAAGTCAACAAAGTAGAACCCACTATGTGTAGAAGAAATGACCATTTACTTTGAAGATTTCGTAACGTCTTTGGCGGGATTAATTTATGGTAAAAATTCATATGTAGTTGTCttcatataaaattaatagttaaaaattgttAGATGGTAAAAAAATGTCCATTTACTTAAAAAATAACACATGAATATTAGTTATATcattactaaaaaaattatttttaatagccTTATTTTGTGCTGTTAGCAGCAGTAAAAATAACCGTCAATATATTTATCGACAATTAAACATTAGTTGTCTTATACATTGTCGCTAAAAAAAtgtaatatataattattataacataaaataataacagtaaatatataattattacaaaaatataagttaaataaGATATATAGTGGTCATTATGTTATCAAAACTAAAAAATtgttactaaaaataatttttttttctagtgtagatataatgaaaataaaattatgtatatatgacaaaaaattaattttaaggtGCTTTTTAATGAAAACTTTCTTATATCTAGTAATTATTTACTATCATTTTAATTATgtaataagaaaattaaattgaaaatattcTTCAGATCAAACAAATTATAaattgtgaattttttttataataatattgtTGTGATGATCAAATTTATCAATTTCACCCAACCCATCTCATATTTTCTCCCTTATTCCCTGCATGCATACATTGTctactttttcaaatctttctttaattttttcggATTATTTGttgaagtgaaaaaaaaaaaaactactaaaaTGATACCAAAAATTTATATTGCTAAagaaataattcaaaaaatacaAACGACAAATAAatcttgaaaaatttaaaaatgtgacaaaaatttaataatattaaatatatattgtaAAAAAGCTTTAAAATTTATNNNNNNNNNNNNNNNNNNNNNNNNNNNNNNNNNNNNNNNNNNNNNNNNNNNNNNNNNNNNNNNNNNNNNNNNNNNNNNNNNNNNNNNNNNNNNNNNNNNNNNNNNNNNNNNNNNNNNNNNNNNNNNNNNNNNNNNNNNNNNNNNNNNNNNNNNNNNNNNNNNNNNNNNNNNNNNNNNNNNNNNNNNNNNNNNNNNNNNNNNNNNNNNNNNNNNNNNNNNNNNNNNNNNNNNNNNNNNNNNNNNNNNNNNNNNNNNNNNNNNNNNNNNNNNNNNNNNNNNNNNNNNNNNNNNNNNNNNNNNNNNNNNNNNNNNNNNNNNNNNNNNNNNNNNNNNNNNNNNNNNNNNNNNNNNNNNNNNNNNNNNNNNNNNNNNNNNNNNNNNNNNNNNNNNNNNNNNNNNNNNNNNNNNNNNNNNNNNNNNNNNNNNNNNNNNNNNNNNNNNNNNNNNNNNNNNNNNNNNNNNNNNNNNNNNNNNNNNNNNNNNNNNNNNNNNNNNNNNNNNNNNNNNNNNNNNNNNNNNNNNNNNNNNNNNNNNNNNNNNNNNNNNNNNNNNNNNNNNNNNNNNNNNNNNNNNNNNNNNNNNNNNNNNNNNNNNNNNNNNNNNNNNNNNNNNNNNNNNNNNNNNNNNNNNNNNNNNNNNNNNNNNNNNNNNNNNNNNNNNNNNNNNNNNNNNNNNNNNNNNNNNNNNNNNNNNNNNNNNNNNNNNNNNNNNNNNNNNNNNNNNNNNNNNNNNNNNNNNNNNNNNNNNNNNNNNNNNNNNNNNNNNNNNNNNNNNNNNNNNNNNNNNNNNNNNNNNNNNNNNNNNNNNNNNNNNNNNNNNNNNNNNNNNNNNNNNNNNNNNNNNNNNNNNNNNNNNNNNNNNNNNNNNNNNNNNNNNNNNNNNNNNNNNNNNNNNNNNNNNNNNNNNNNNNCAAATTTTCTTGTATATATACTAATTATCCACTACTATATTTAATTatgttaataataaaattaaattggaaaTATTTTTCAGATCAAACAAAATAAATTGTGATttgtttatattattattattattattattgttatctgtcaatatggattgagatcaaatagtagttatattattttatttatttacattaGCTCCCTAATCCTGATAGTCAAGCATGCATTTAGAAAAGGGTTGGAAAAAATTGTACATTTGAAGACTTTGTAACAAGAACGTATTTGGTGGGATGAATTGATGTTATGATATTGTGGTTCAACTCTTGCTTATTGTAATGTAGGGCCATAACCACTTTCAATGTAGTTGCAGTTGCAGTTTGGTTACGGGTCAATGAAGTTAATTATTGCATGATATGTCCAAAATAATTGAATTGGGAAATTGATCTTCAGTTTCCAAGCTAATAATTTGCCCATACAAGTTTTTAAGTTAGACATTACAACACATTATATGCCTTAAAACTTAAGAATCATGAGCACCACTATTCAGAATTTCAGATTGTAAACCAGTTGAATAAAGTGAGACAATTATATACTTGCACAATTTTGTTTGCAACATCAACTCATCAAGTATATAGGTAACAACATACTTAAGAAACTACAAGCAGAAATGCAGCTTTATGCAACTAGAAGCATAAGAGTATATATTCTGTTATGTTTCACAAATGCATGCAAGTGTGTGATACTGATATGTCTTATGCTTTCCCTTTCTATCAACCAAATACATTAAGTTAGAATCCAGCTTTACTGCCAAAACTGCTTCTTACTTTCCATTTTTCTTGATCAACACTAACATCTCTTAGTATAGCAATTAGCTTCTCTGCTTTCAGCTGATGGCTTagtttgcattaaataaagagtTTAGTAAAGATATTGACAAGTGTGTGCTTGTTTAGGAGTTGGGcactaaaaagtaaaaacagtaGAATTAAGTGAAAGAGGTGGAAACTAACTTGTAGTGTTGTTTAATTTgcatgaaaacagaaaaatatatTAGGGGAAACCAATTATATACTACTATAAAAACATTGCAAAGGATGAAATGAAATTTCATCGGTCATCAAGTTAGAACTAAGATCAAGGTATTGCAGGCCATGCCATGAGAAATGATCTATTGATGTCAACTGATTTGTTGAGAGGTTCATAAGATATAAAGAATTCAAATCATGTATCCATTTGGGGACTTTACCTTGGAGCTTGTTATTGGATAAATCAAGTAAAATCAACCTTGGAAATTTTCCTGAGAACTTTGGAAAGTCAAGAATGGTGTTGGAAAATAAGCGCAACATGTACAAATTGGAGAAAGTGTAATTGGCATTGACATCAGATTTTAGTGATATTGATTCATAGCCTGAAAGAGTAAGAGAGCTCAAGTTCTGAAGTTTGGAGAAGAGTGGAAAATTGACAAAACCACCATGGTTATCTGATGACAAACACAATTCAGTGAGGTTCACAAGCTTGTTATCTTATGATATTGTGGTACAACGTTGCTTATTGTATTTGTAGGGCCATAACCACCACTTTCAATGTAATTGCAACTACTTTGCACTTCAACTCCAACACCACTTTCTTAGGTAGGCTTTTGGTGTTGGGTCACTTGAGTTATTGCATGCTATTTCAAACTGATAGTTGGCCCATACAActttattaagttagaaattacGATGCGTTACTCGAATAGTCAGTTCATTCGTCTACTTAAACAAGTGTTAAAGGTTTGAATCCCACTTGCTATATACACCGATCCATTGGCCAACCACAGATCCATGACGGATTAGAACATGAAAAAGCATCATTTTACTAAATAAATTTTGCTATCAAAACTTGTCAATGACACAAGAATGATGAGCATGAAACGCTAGTCAGATTGTAAACCAGTTGAATAAAGTGAGAACAATTATATAATTTCAGAATTCTTTTGCAACGTCATCAAGTATACATTAACACCATACTTCATAAACATACaacaatataattaattaacaacTACAGGGTATTCTGTTATGTTTCCAAGTCACAAATGAATGCAAGTGTGATATGTCTTAGGCTTTCCCTTTCAGCTGATGGTTtagtttatattaaataaagagatTAGTAAAGATATTGACAAGTGTGTGCTTGGTTAGGAAACAGTGGAATGAAGTGAAAGAGATAGGGGAAACAATTATAATACTACCATAAAACATAATTTACTTGCAACATCATCATATATATGTAGCAACACACTTACAAATTATAAAACAAGACTTGCAgacatttaaagaaaaaaaaaaatacaatctcaaaacaaataaaatataaaaagacacAACAGCAATAACCAACATCTGAAACAAATTCCCCATGCAACAATGAACTTGAGAGTGGtcccaagaagaagaagaagttgtggCCATTAAGTTGTTCTTGCATGCCGATTTCCACGCCTCCTTCTTTTGATTCTTTTGCCTCCAAAGATGATCACAAGCCATTGAGGCTTTCCAATTGAGAAAACACAGCATCCCAAGCCAATTCCAAGCACCATTCCACATGCATATCCTATTGCCACTGGTTTCCAACCAAACCCAAATTTGTCTTCAGCCTCAGAAGAAGGTGGATATTGTTGCAAAGGGACATTGTTGTTGCATTGAATTGACAATGGCAATCCACATAACCCCATGTTTCCCTCATAGGAATCATTTGAAAATGTATCAAACTGTTTTCCTTTGGGTATTGGTCCCACCAACTGGTTTTGGGAAAGATTCAAGACTTCAAGAAAGTTGAGATTTGTCAATTCAGTAGGAATATTCCCAGTAAGCATATTTGAGGAGAGATCCAAGGATTCCAGATTTGTCAAATTTCCCAAAGAGTAGGGGATATGACCAACAAGCTTGTTATGTGAAAGGTTGAGGCCTTTGAGTGCTTGAAGCTCTCCAATAATACTTGGAATCTCTCCTTCAAATTTGTTTATTGACAAATCTATATTTACAAAGACTCTGGGAATTTTCGTAAAAGTGGTACTAACTCCTTTAATTATTGAAGTCATAGAATGATCTgtgtcttcttcaataattccctCTCCTCCAAAGGGGCCAGGGGTCTCAAAGTAATAATCCGAACTAAGCACTTCATCATCCACAATCTTCATGGCTTGAAAATTTTGTATGTATGCTTTTGGAAATGAGCCGCTAAAGTTATTACATGATATGTCAAAAATCTTCAAACTTGGAAATATAATTTTGGACTTCAAATTTGCAATGGGACCGTACAACTTATTGCTTCGCAAGACTAGTATTTCCAAAAGTGATATATTCTGAAGCCAATAGGGAAATGTATCTTCAAATTGATTATTACCGAGATTTAATTCCTGAAGAGACAAGGAATTGGACAAAGATTTTGGCAATAAACCTTCGAACTGGTTGTCATTGAGAATCAGTGTCCCCAGTTGAAGACCATTTAAAGTATCTGGAAAATTGCCATGAAGTTTGTTCATTTGTAGATCCAAATGCTCAAGGGTTGATGAGCTATTGGCAAGGCACTGTGGAAATGTTCCTGTGAATCTGTTGTGGGACAAGTTGATATCCCTCAGACTTGTTGCATTACAAAAGAAGGAAGAAATGTCATCATCCATCAAGTTGAAACTAAGATCAAGGTCTTCAAGTTGATACCATGAGAATTGACCCATTGATGTCAACGAGTTATTTGAGAGAATCAAATGATGTAATGAATCTATACCATGTATCCATTGGGGAACTTTTCCTTCAAGTTTACTATTGGATAATTCAAGAAACTCTAACTCTGAAAAGTTTCCAGAGAATGTTGAATAACCAATAATATTGTTTGAACGCAACTGTAGTGCCTGCAAATTGGAGAAAGTGTAATTAACACTTGTTTCAGAACCTAGCACTAATGAATTGCAGCCAGAAAGGGAAAGATGGCTCAACTTTTGGAGTCTAGAGAAGAGTGAAAAGTGGACAGTATCACTCCAGTTGTGTGGTGATAAGCACAAATTTGAAAGGTTTACAAGATCAAAAATCGATTCCGGAACGTTTCCTTGGAGCTTATTGTTGCACAAGTCTAGATATTCCAAGGAATATGATGTGATTTCATTTATGTGGCCTGTGAATCGATTGTTTGATAGATCCAAAGATCTCAAAGACTTGAGGGATAAGGCCCACTGCGGAATTGTCCCATTTAATAAGTTGCCATTTAAGTATAATTGAGTGAGATTTAAAAAGGCTACTTTGTCAGGTAgtggtccctcaatttcattaTTAGAACAATCCAAGGAAGAGAGTTGAGTTAAGGCAAATAATGAGGATGGCAACTTCCTTTGGAAATTATTATTCGAAAGGCCAAGGGATTGCAAATTGGTTAGCCTATCAAACACATTTGGAATTTGACCACTAAGTGTATTCAGTGAAAGATCCAAGTAAACAAGATGATGAAGGTTTGAAAGAAATGATGGGAACGAACCAGTGAATGCATTGAATGAAAGGTCCAAGTAAGTGAGATGCTGAAGGTTTGAGAGCAATGATGGGATTGAACCATTGAATCCATTGTCAGACAAGTCCAAAAAAGTTAGCTGTGTGAGGTTAGAAAAAGAATCAGGAATTTGTGATCCTAGGGATTGACACGATGAAAGATccaaaaaactaagagaagtacTGCAATTCAACTTTGGAACATGGACTTGAATGTCTTCATTTCCATCTAACTTGAGCTCATAAAGATTGGGTAAACAGAGAATGTGACTTGTCAAGTATCCCCTTATTTCAGTATAACCAAGACTAAGAGTAaccaaagagaaagagaaagaccAATTGGACAAAGGGTTTGGTGTTAAGCTAATGGAAGACATGTCTGTTTCATCCAATACAATCTCACGCAAAGCTGTTGCATTTTGCAACATTCTTTTCCAACTTGTTTCTTTCCACATCAAATCATAATTCCGAGAGAGATCAAGTGATTGTAATTTGGAAAGGTGTGAGATTTGGGGTGGAATTTCACCATTGAATTGACAATGAGATAAATTCAAGTGTGTGAGACTCACAAACCTACCAAACTGAGATGATAAtggagaataattgaaaaaattgaaagcaagatTGAGTGTTTGGAGATGAGTAAGATGAAAAAGAGTGCTATTGGGATGAATATTACCTACAAGTGCACCACAACTGAGATCGAGGCCAATCACGTGACCAGACACAGAGTGGCACGTGACACCCATCCATGAGCAGCAATCTGTTCCATTCTCCCACGTACTCATCTTTGGATAAACATGGGGGCACTCATACTCATACTCAGACTCATACTCATActcataataatatttatattcaaAAAAGGAAGGGTTAAAAATGAATTGGGTCTTAAAGTGAAGCAAGGCAGAGCTGTCTTGGGAATGGCATAGATGCGAAGAAGACAAACATGCAAAATGGAACATCATAAACATATACACACATAACACCACTCTAACAACCAACAACATCAAATACCCCATTGATTATTGCTTATTGTATGTATATATGGCTTACTTGAAAATGGGATTGGTATGTCACTCATCAATTAGGATCCATCTATTTATAGATATTTTTTCTAGCTGGAATTACAAGCACCTATACCCAGCCAATGCATGATTTGTAGATTAATATTCATACTATTCCAATCTATCAATGTCCAAGACTAATTCATAATTTAAGTTTAGTTTTCTTCTAACCCGAGACCCAGATAATTTTATTTCCATGATAGAAGGCATTTGTGGATGAACTTAGCTTGACTCATCAAGCATTCAATTTGTCCAAATTAAAATGGATAGTAGAAGCTAAAACTAAGGTCAATATTGGTATTATATATGGAAATCAATGGGCATGGGAAGAAAAAGAAGTCCATGACAAAAGTGGCACAATCCAGGTCCATGTTA includes:
- the LOC107609682 gene encoding receptor-like protein 12, which encodes MGYLMLLVVRVVLCVHMFMMFHFACFSSHLCHSQDSSALLHFKTHFIFNTSFFEHEYEYECPHVYPKMSTWENGTDCCSWMGVTCHSVSGHVIGLDLSCSALVGNINSNSTLFHLTHLQTLNLAFNSFNDSPLSSQFGRFVSLTYLNLSYCHFEGDIPSQISHLSKLQSLDLSWNYNLMWKETTWKRMLQNATALREIILDHTDMSSINLTPNPLSNWSFSFSMVTLSLRYTGIRGHLTSHILCLPNLYALKLSGNGNIQVHVPKLNCSTSLSFLDLSCQFPGSQIPDSFSNLTQLTFLYLSENGFNGSIPSLLSNLQHLTHLDLSFNAFTGSFPSFLSNLHHLVYLDLAQNKLSGQIPNAFDRLTNLQSLGLSNNNFQRKLPSSLFALTQLSSLDCSNNEIEGPLPNKVAFLNLTKLSLQGNLLNGTIPQWALSLKSLRYLDLSYNRFRGHISEITSYSLEYLDLCNNELQGNFPESIFHLVNLTHLCLSSDNWSGIVHFSMFSKLQNLEYLCLSGCSSLWLKSETSVNYTFSSLRVLQLLSSNITGWSKFSGKFPKLYSLELYNNSLQEKVPKWIHGMDSLFYLNLSHNNFTSMVHFPWYQLVFLDLSFNSMADDISSFFCNATFLQVINLSHNKFTGTFPQCLANSSSLWDLDLQMNKLHGTLPDTFQYLTTLNLNGNQFEGLLPKSLSKCSRLVDLNFGNNQFEDTFPNWLQNLSKLEILVLRGNKLYGHIANLKSENIFPSLIIFDISCNNFSGSLPKAYIQNFRAMKIVDDDVRSHMSYIQTYWAISGDTTEEYDNSMIATIKSISLTFKKIPDGFAIIDLSENKFEGEIPDDFGELGALIGLNLSHNSLIGPIPCSLGNLTKLESLDLSSNMLTGDIPTELANLNFLEVLNLSQNQLVGPIPRGKQFDTFSNDSYEGNMGLCGLPLSVQCNNNVPLQQYPSSEAEDKFGFGWKPVAIGYACGMVVGIGLGYCVFSIGKPEWLVVLFGGKRTKRRSRGNRRRARTTLFQLFVVM
- the LOC107610073 gene encoding receptor-like protein 12; the encoded protein is MGYLMLLVVRVVLCVYMFMMFHFACLSSSHLCHSQDSSALLHFKTQFIFNPSFFEYKYYYEYEYESEYEYECPHVYPKMSTWENGTDCCSWMGVTCHSVSGHVIGLDLSCGALVGNIHPNSTLFHLTHLQTLNLAFNFFNYSPLSSQFGRFVSLTHLNLSHCQFNGEIPPQISHLSKLQSLDLSRNYDLMWKETSWKRMLQNATALREIVLDETDMSSISLTPNPLSNWSFSFSLVTLSLGYTEIRGYLTSHILCLPNLYELKLDGNEDIQVHVPKLNCSTSLSFLDLSSCQSLGSQIPDSFSNLTQLTFLDLSDNGFNGSIPSLLSNLQHLTYLDLSFNAFTGSFPSFLSNLHHLVYLDLSLNTLSGQIPNVFDRLTNLQSLGLSNNNFQRKLPSSLFALTQLSSLDCSNNEIEGPLPDKVAFLNLTQLYLNGNLLNGTIPQWALSLKSLRSLDLSNNRFTGHINEITSYSLEYLDLCNNKLQGNVPESIFDLVNLSNLCLSPHNWSDTVHFSLFSRLQKLSHLSLSGCNSLVLGSETSVNYTFSNLQALQLRSNNIIGYSTFSGNFSELEFLELSNSKLEGKVPQWIHGIDSLHHLILSNNSLTSMGQFSWYQLEDLDLSFNLMDDDISSFFCNATSLRDINLSHNRFTGTFPQCLANSSSTLEHLDLQMNKLHGNFPDTLNGLQLGTLILNDNQFEGLLPKSLSNSLSLQELNLGNNQFEDTFPYWLQNISLLEILVLRSNKLYGPIANLKSKIIFPSLKIFDISCNNFSGSFPKAYIQNFQAMKIVDDEVLSSDYYFETPGPFGGEGIIEEDTDHSMTSIIKGVSTTFTKIPRVFVNIDLSINKFEGEIPSIIGELQALKGLNLSHNKLVGHIPYSLGNLTNLESLDLSSNMLTGNIPTELTNLNFLEVLNLSQNQLVGPIPKGKQFDTFSNDSYEGNMGLCGLPLSIQCNNNVPLQQYPPSSEAEDKFGFGWKPVAIGYACGMVLGIGLGCCVFSIGKPQWLVIIFGGKRIKRRRRGNRHARTT